The sequence AGGAAGTTGTAAGAGAGGTGATAGAAACCGACAAAAAGCCCGTGCGAGAGTCGGCTTCACCGGCTTCTCGAATGAAAACGGGACGCATGGCTGAAGACTTCTTCATCGACTTCCATGCTGAAACCAACCGACCTGCGCCCGGCCTTCTGCACGACAGGCGCTACCATGCGTGCGGCTACGACTTCGAAATTCAGGACTCATCGGCCACCACGTTCGTAGAGGTGAAAGGAATGGCGGAACAGAGTGGAGGAATTCTATTCACGGATAAAGAATGGCGCGTGGCCTCTCAGAAATCCGGCGCTTACGTTGTGGCGCTCGTTCGCAATCTCGTCGCCACACCGGACGTCAGTTTCATCTGGAATCCCACTGCCTCTCTGGAACCGAAGCAACGCCTCTACACGACGATTCGAAGGTCGTGGACGGTTCCAGGAGCGCAGCTTTCTTAGGTTCATCAGGTTGCTTGTGGACTGTCCCTCAAGACACTGTGAGAAAGAGATTTCGGTTCCTTTGAGTTTCACGCCGATGATTTGCCGGGCAAACCGGATCTTGTTGAGCGGGAGGCTCGTGTTGCAATTTTCTTGGACAGTTGCTTCTGGCACGGTTGCCCGGAACATTTACGAATGCCTGAATCCAACCGAGATTATTGGGAAAAGAAAATCAGCCGCAACAAGCGTCGAGACCGAGAAGTTACCAATGAACTTGAGGAAAAAGGTTGGCTC comes from Salisaeta longa DSM 21114 and encodes:
- a CDS encoding DUF3883 domain-containing protein, with amino-acid sequence MKAMDDCNALALVVAYYISRFDAAAYERLGRNTKKSAHRAVGQALGVKASTVKNMRDEFDPLHDNPRKGWHKRDLRPSRQKIVEMFGEMDEEGLYDVVRGILQDPTFRDADDVQEVVREVIETDKKPVRESASPASRMKTGRMAEDFFIDFHAETNRPAPGLLHDRRYHACGYDFEIQDSSATTFVEVKGMAEQSGGILFTDKEWRVASQKSGAYVVALVRNLVATPDVSFIWNPTASLEPKQRLYTTIRRSWTVPGAQLS